A segment of the Kiritimatiellia bacterium genome:
GCCGCCGATGATCGTGCCCGCGCCGCGGTCGCCGATGTTCTTCAGGTCGGAGAAGGCACCCTTGATGTCCTCGTCGTATTCCGGCAGCAGGGGGAGGGGCCAGAGCCGCTCGCCCGACGCCTCGCCGGCTTCGATCAACCGGTCGACCAGGTTCCCGTTGTTGCCCATGACGGCGGAAAGGACGTAGCCCAGCGCGACGATGGACGCGCCGGTCAGCGTGGCGAGGTCCACGATGGCGGCGGGTTTGTACTCGGCCGCCAGCGAGAGCGCGTCGGCCAGCAGGAGGCGCCCCTCGGCGTCCGTGTTGAGGATCTCGATGGTCTTGCCCGAGTAGGCGCGGACGATGTCGCCGGGTCGGGTGGCGTCGCCGCCGGGCATGTTCTCGGCCGCGGGCAGCAGGCCGATGACGGGCCGCGGCAGGCGGAGCCGCGCGGCCATGAGGACGGCGGCGAGCACGGCCATGCCGCCGCACTTGTCGTACTTCATCCACTCCATGCCCTTGCCGGACTTGATGGAGATGCCGCCCGTGTCGAAGGTGACGGTCTTGCCGACGAGGACGACGGGCTTGAGTTTGGAATTCGTGCCGCCGTAGCGGAGGATGATCAGGCGGGGTTCGTGCCGGCTGCCGCGGCCGACGGCGAGGAGGGCGCGGCAGCCCTTGCGCTGGAGCGCGGCCTTGTCGAGGGCGCGGCAGGAGACCTTGTACTTGCGTCCGAGCGCGCGGGCCGCGTCGGCGAGGGCGGCGGGCGGGGCCTCGTTGGCCGGGAGGTTGGCGAGATCGCGCACCTCCCGCAGCGCCTCGCCGGCCGCGACCTCATCCGCGAGCCGCCGCGCCAGGCCGGGCGAGCGCGGGGCGTCGGTGAAGACCAGGTCGGGCATCCGGCGCTCGGGCCCGTCTTCGTCGTCCGAGAGGTAGCGGGTGAACGCGTAGTGGCCGTAGGGCAGCGCGGCCGCGAGGTGCCCGGCCAGGAGTTCCGGCGCGAGCGGCAGGCCCGGCGCGCGGAGCGAGAAGGCCAGGGTCGAGAGGCGGTGCTTGCGGAGCGTGCGCGCCGCGGCGGCCGCCGCCTGCCGGAAGCGGGCGATGTTAAAGTCCTTTTTCTTCCCGAGCCCCGCCAGCACGATCGCGCGCGCGGGCAGCGATTCCCAGGAAGAGATCACGACGACCTGGTTCAGCCGCCCGGTGAAATGGTGGCGGGCGCGCCAGTCCCGGATCATGCGGTCGAGCCGCCGAGCGACCGGGTCGCCGCCCGGGACGGAGAGCAGCTCGTCCTGGAACGCGAAGAGCAGCCAGCCGTCGGCGGCCTGGCGGACGAGGGGCGCGGGGACGAGGCGTATTTTCATGGGGGTG
Coding sequences within it:
- a CDS encoding leucyl aminopeptidase; protein product: MKIRLVPAPLVRQAADGWLLFAFQDELLSVPGGDPVARRLDRMIRDWRARHHFTGRLNQVVVISSWESLPARAIVLAGLGKKKDFNIARFRQAAAAAARTLRKHRLSTLAFSLRAPGLPLAPELLAGHLAAALPYGHYAFTRYLSDDEDGPERRMPDLVFTDAPRSPGLARRLADEVAAGEALREVRDLANLPANEAPPAALADAARALGRKYKVSCRALDKAALQRKGCRALLAVGRGSRHEPRLIILRYGGTNSKLKPVVLVGKTVTFDTGGISIKSGKGMEWMKYDKCGGMAVLAAVLMAARLRLPRPVIGLLPAAENMPGGDATRPGDIVRAYSGKTIEILNTDAEGRLLLADALSLAAEYKPAAIVDLATLTGASIVALGYVLSAVMGNNGNLVDRLIEAGEASGERLWPLPLLPEYDEDIKGAFSDLKNIGDRGAGTIIGGTFLRHFVPESIPWAHLDIANTAYEESAKPYAPAGPTMFGARLLVEWLRNL